A region from the Hippoglossus hippoglossus isolate fHipHip1 chromosome 18, fHipHip1.pri, whole genome shotgun sequence genome encodes:
- the dnajc3b gene encoding dnaJ homolog subfamily C member 3b: MESCGRAGLSGVLCSLSLLCVILDIQLDGVLGATHVEIEHHLEMGRKLLAAGQLAEALSHYHSAVEGDSKNYLTYYKRAAVFLAMGKSKSALPDLTRAIQLKPDFLAARLQRGNILLKQGKTQEALEDFEAVLQRSPDHEEAHIQFQNANELEELQEAAHAAYHQGDYNAAINELERVIELSPWDPESRELRAECYIRMGEPQKAIQDLTPTARLRNDNRAAFLKLSLLHYSLGEHHESLNHIRECLKLDQDDKECFSHYKQVKKLSKQLDAAEELIQMERYQEAIDKYESVMKTEPNIVYYTNLAKERICFCLVKIKLAPEAIDACSEAHQRTPRNTNVLRDRAEAFILNQEYEKAVEDYQEAREFDSESNEIREGLERAQKLLKVSRKRDYYKILGVNRNANKQEIIKAYRKLAQQWHPDNFQLETEKKEAEKRFIEIASAKEVLTDPEMRQKFDAGEDPLDPENQQGGGGQPNWPFHFNPFDSGGSFHFKFQYN, translated from the exons GTGTCTTGGGGGCGACTCACGTTGAGATCGAGCACCACTTGGAAATGGGCCGCAAACTTTTGGCAGCCGGTCAACTGGCAGAGGCCTTGTCCCACTACCACTCTGCTGTGG aGGGAGACTCTAAGAATTACCTGACCTACTACAAGAGAGCTGCGGTTTTCCTGGCGATGGGAAAATCCAAATCTGCCCTGCCCGACCTGACCAGAGCCATCCAGCTCAAGCCTGACTTTTTGGCT GCCAGGTTGCAGAGAGGGAATATCCTGTTAAAGCAGGGCAAAACGCAGGAGGCCTTGGAGGACTTTGAAGCAGTG CTGCAGCGCTCTCCAGACCATGAAGAAGCTCACATCCAGTTCCAGAACGCCAacgagctggaggagctgcaggaggccgCCCATGCTGCGTACCACCAGGGAGACTACAACGCTGCCATCAACGAGCTGGAGAGAGTCATTGAG TTATCTCCCTGGGATCCTGAGTCGCGGGAGCTTCGCGCAGAATGCTACATCCGAATGGGGGAACCGCAGAAAGCCATCCAGGATCTAACGCCCACAGCAAGGCTGCGCAACGACAACCGCGCTGCCTTCCTGAAGCTCAGCTTGCTCCACTACAGCCTCGGAGAGCACCACGAGTCTCTCAA TCACATCCGAGAGTGTCTCAAGCTCGACCAGGATGACAAGGAGTGTTTCAGCCACTACAAGCAGGTGAAGAAACTCAGCAAACAGCTGGACGCAGCAGAGGAGCTCATTCAAATGGAGAG GTATCAGGAGGCCATTGATAAATATGAGTCGGTGATGAAAACGGAACCTAACATTGTTTACTACACCAACCTGGCCAAAGAGAGGATCTGCTTCTGTCTCGTcaag ATCAAGTTGGCTCCGGAGGCGATAGACGCATGTTCAGAAGCTCATCAGAGAACCCCCCGCAACACCAACGTCCTCCGAGACCGAGCGGAGGCGTTCATCCTCAACCAGGAATACGAGAAAG CGGTGGAGGACTACCAGGAGGCGAGAGAGTTCGATAGCGAAAGCAACGAAATCAGAGAAGGACTGGAACGAGCACAGAAACTGCTCAAAGTCTCTCGGAAGCGAGACTACTACAAGATCCTCGGTGTCAACAG gAATGCCAACAAGCAGGAGATCATCAAGGCGTACAGGAAACTGGCACAGCAGTGGCATCCAGACAACTTCCAGTTAGAGACCGAGAAGAAGGAGGCGGAGAAGAGATTTATCGAGATTGCGTCAGCGAAAGAGGTTCTAACCGACCCAG AAATGAGGCAGAAGTTTGACGCTGGCGAGGATCCGCTGGACCCGGAAAACCAGCAGGGTGGTGGAGGACAACCGAACTGGCCTTTCCACTTCAACCCGTTTGATTCTGGGGGCAGCTTCCACTTCAAGTTCCAGTACAACTAG